In the genome of Aedes aegypti strain LVP_AGWG chromosome 2, AaegL5.0 Primary Assembly, whole genome shotgun sequence, the window ataaaattgcgCCTTTTAATGAACATGATTTGTGATTGCGCCCTTGAAATATTTCGCCTTCTGTCAAATCTCGAATCCAATTTCGCCCGTCTGGCGAGTCCAATTGGAATGTCAGCTGTCAATTGAGCCTGTTTGTTTTGACTTTCTGTTGTTAGTAGATTCAATTGCGCCCTTCTGCACGCATTAGTATTTTCGGTGTTATCAGTGATTTAACAATCAAAAATAATGCTGTTCACTGATATTATCACGTCTCTTGCTGCTTCAGAAGATCTGACCCTGCTACAGGTAAGAAAATCGTCACTGTAAAGCATCAAACCTGTTTATATTGTCGACGACACTAATCTTTCCAGCTAGGGTGATTGGATTCTGGCCGAACGTTGTTCTTTTGGTGTTTTGGTTTAATAATTAACCATTATGTTTCGATTCATCAGCGATTAGCAGAGTGCGGTAAGTAAATATGTTACTATTTGATTGTTTAAAATGTGTGCAGCTGAAAATCTGATACTGGTAAAAGAGTACGGGTTATCATTGCATCGATTTGATGACTTCGATGATGACGAACTTTTAACCTCCTTATAACAAGTGCAATGCAAACACCAGGTGTATTCAAGCAGCCCTCCCTCTACTTGACTTGTATTAGCATAAAGAAGCTGCAAAAATGTGTAGGTGGTAAACATGTAGACTATCGTATGACGGTAGCCTTCTCTCCGTCTGTTCCCTAAGTTAGCATGTGTTTTGGGGTCTTTTAAGCAATGCTAATAGTGGTATGCACATTAACTATCATTAACAAACTACTGACATCAATTATGAGTAAATTTAAACGCAAAATTGGGGCAATTTTATGAAACGCTCGAAATTGAAATGAGATGTTAGATTAGCCCTTTTGTCACCATATATTGGGTGTGCGGGAAAATGGGCGCAATAGCACTGTAAGAAATAGCAAACCAAATTTCAATTACGACTAtttgtttttgtgttttatttaatgaaaaatcaagtaaatttacgatttttcagctttttatgaAACTATGTAGCGAACTGATGCTAGTAAAGCTTTAAGCTCGATTTGTTTACTTTTGTTAGATTCGCCCATTTGAAAAAAGTTGCCAGAATTGTTAAATAAATGGGGTTTCAATTATAATTATATtgttgattttattaaaaaaaactgaaataaaatcGTCGCAAATTAATTATACTATCATATAAAAACCATTGACAATGTTGATATTTGTCATCTGAATATAACATAACATTCATTGGCAACATACAATGGTTCATATtctcaattttcatgaaatgtATGTGTTTTATCAGATGAATCTAATTAAAACGAAACCTCACAAGTTTATGTGATAAGTTGATGAGCGTTATGTGTAAAGCTCTATgtaaaaaaactatatgtgttttcagataaatcggACATGATTACTTGGTTTAGTGCACTATAGCGCAGCGTGTTGCGACGCGGCAAAGttcgtcaaaaatcgaacttcgcacgttagTCAACCCATTTTTCAAGCGAAGCAGTCgtcattttttcacctcaggacgcaaaattgcatcgctgcctagcgtcctgaagtgaaaaaatgctaacaaacccgcTTCTTGTCACCTTTTTTCAcggaagagaaatcgatcatgcgacttacgcctttattctagcacacgcttgatatctCGCATAAATTGAgttctcgccgagcggtgtcacgaacacatgcgcaaatttgctggttgaaaatactgccatttgattttgctggtacagctgatctttgtttatattttccaccagcaattttaaagtagtgttggtgacatgtaccgTATATTTacacacgagcgcagaaaccactattctgagaaaaaaatcaattttgtcgAGAAACCTGTAGTATCCGAATCCGAACTTCCACTCCACTTTCGGCCGATTCCGCCATCGGCCGAACACGGATGTGCTAGGTACAAGCCAGCACAACCGCTCGCCACAAAATCTTTCACTAAACTGAGGTCTCGATCACGAGACACGCATGCTCAGTCTTGTGCGCGCTTTTTCGAGCTTTTCTAGCTGTCAATTCTAACACGCTTAAATGAAACATACATGACTAAGCATTAATACTCATATAAAGCATGCACGCTCAAATCACACATGCAcgctcatataaaatcaatcaatcaactcTAGTTACCACATTCGCCTTCTTCTCTACTCTATAAACCTTCTACAATCtcgaaaaaaatcatcatcatcatcatcatcatcatcatcatcatcatcatcatcatcatcatcatcatcatcatcatcatcatcatcatctcatcatcatcatcatcatcatcatcatcatcatcatcatcatcatcatcatcatcatcatcatcatcatcatcatcatcatcatcatcatcatcatcatcatcatcatcatcatcatcatcatcatcatcatcatcatcatcatcatcatcatcatcatcatcatcatcatcatcatcatcatcatcatcatcatcatcatcatcatcatcatcatcatcatcatcatcatcatcatcatcatcatcatcatcatcatcatcatcatcatcatcatcatcatcatcatcatcatcatcatcatcatcatcatcatcatcatatcatcatcatcatcatcatcatcatcatcatcatcatcatcatcatcatcatcatcatcatcatcatcatcatcatcatcatcatcatcatcatcatcatcatcatcatcatcatcatcatcatcatcatcatcatcatcatcatcatcatcatcatcatcatcatcatcatcatcatcatcatcatcatcatcatcatcatcatcatcatcatcatcatcatcatcatcatcatcatcatcatcatcatcatcatcatcatcatcatcatcatcatcatcatcatcatcatcatcatcatcatcatcatcatcatcatcatcatcatcatcatcatcatcatcatcatcatcatcatcatcatcatcatcatcatcatcatcatcatcatcatcatcatcatcatcatcatcatcatcatcatcatcatcatcatcatcatcatcatcatcatcatcatcatcatcatcatcatcatcatcatcatcatcatcatcatcatcatcatcatcatcatcatcatcatcatcatcatcatcatcatcatcatcatcatcatcatcatcatcatcatcatcatcatcatcatcatcatcatcatcatcatcatcatcatcatcatcatcatcatcatcatcatcatcatcatcatcatcatcatcatcatcatcatcatcatcatcatcatcatcatcatcatcatcatcatcatcatcatcatcatcatcatcatcatcatcatcatcatcatcatcatcatcatcatcatcatcatcatcatcatcatcatcatcatcatcatcatcatcatcatcatcatcatcatcatcatcatcatcatcatcatcatcatcatcatcatcatcatcatcatcatcatcatcatcatccgaAATTTCTTTTCCATTCATCCACAAGCCTACTTGCCTGACCACATGTCAGAAAGCCTACTTGGGAGATATTTTCTTCCATTCTTTTATCGAAAATTTTTGCTTCTGAATTCTCCTGTCTACTCCACTGTTCTTTCGACAGAGAGCCTACTGGGGAACGATTTCTTTCTACCACCGAATCGTCCGAAATTTCTTTTCCATTAATCCACAAGCCTACTTTCCTGACCTCATGTCAGGAAGCCTACTTGGGAAATATTTTCTTCCACTTAtttattagaatttttgcttcttAATTCTCCAGCCTACTCCACTGACTTTCGACAGAGAGCCTACTGGGGAAcgatttctttcgggatttatATTCAATTCATCCGCAAGCCTACTTCTCTGCCTTATCATCAGGAAGCCTACTTGGAATgcctttttttttccttaatcATCGGGAAGATCATTTAATTTCATCCGCCAGCCTACTCCACCGCCCTTTTGGCAAAGAGCCTACTGGGGACGCTTTCTTTAATATTCGTATTCTATTGTAAACATCCGTCAGCCTACTCATCTGCCCGTCTGACAGGGAGCCTACTGGGGATGTTTCCTTACGCTATTCCAGAATCCAGCAGTCAAACAATCACAAAGCTGCTACCGTCTGCGCCATTGTAGTATCCGAATCCGAACTTCCACTCCACTTTCGGCCGATTCCGCCATCGGCCGAACACGGATGTGCTAGGTACAAGCCAGCACAACCGCTCGCCACAAAATCATTCACTAAACTGAGGTCTCGATCACGAcccgaataaaaaaaacaatacaaaaacaatataacgtattgtaacagtaccattcaatatattggaaatacaatacagtatatgtaaaatgacaatacaattacagtacaatatattgttttgaacagttcactgtacggtatatgagatttttgcaatataatgtatgggtggttaagtatcgtaacaatacaaatatagatgttttctcatacaaacattttgaaaatacaatacgatataatgttcatgtattgtcttgattagcaattcgtgtattgttgtacaatacaaaaacaattcaacgaactgtatcatggttgcattcgtcgttacagctaatgtcaagtgacttctaaaaaactactgatttttactttttgaatatttttcacccaacatttcttgctttctgaacttgttttgtttatttctttcagcaaagctacatagaaaaaagcaacagttgttttacgcgaaaataggaatttgaccaaaattgtaaggtataaaaccaattaaaaacaatacaatgttctgttacaatatattatattgtttttgaattatatatccaaacaagaataatattgcttcgacattcaattacaatacgctgtattgtatctaatacgttatattgtacattaatggtttattccattcactgaatgatacgtttttatccggggaGACACGCATGCTCAGTCTTGTGCGCGCTTTTTCGAGCTTTTCTAGCTGTCAATTCTAACACGCTTAAATGAAACATACATGACTAAGCATTAATACTCATATAAAGCATGCACGCTCAAATCACACATGCAcgctcatataaaatcaatcaatcaactcTAGCTACCACAAAACCGATTCTAACTTTTTACCACGCCGACAATATTTATATACCAAAGACTTTTCGGTCGTTATCATAAATTGTGCGAGAAATCGTATGTCGACCATCGCGATTTCGCATGAGGTGACCAGCGAAGCGTAAACAAATTTTTTGCGCGTGCAAGTCGCTTCAGTCGCATTCCACTGACAGTTTGCGACAAAAAAACGGCTGTGCTGCAAACATAAACAATCGTAGTGCGTGTCGGATTTTGGTAATCTGGAGAAGGGGTTTCATCAGTCTTTTTGAATTTCCCACAATTAAATTCGCGTGTGTTCAgtcaaattcaaaaatgttgctcaGAAACATAGAACTAGAGAAAGCTGAGTGCATGTTCGTGAACTGGTACGAGCAGTTAAAGAAAAATACGATAAAATCATACGTTATACCGATTCCGGACGATGTCCTCGCGTACCTTCGGCAGGACTTAGTGATCCTGCCCAAAGAGTGTTCCCAGCTGCATTCGTCCGAAGATACCAAAACCAAGCATTTCAATTCGTACGATGACCAATTCAGCGATGATGATGAAGCCGAAGATGAAGATCTGCCAGAGTTTCCAGAATTCAGTAAGAAGTTAGCCGATGCCATCGAAAAGCTGGGAGGATCGGCATTCGTAAAAAGTGACTGGCACTGTCCCAAGGATGCCCAGTGGATCACGCTGGGACAGTCGCTTTGCGTGAAAGACATCACGGACGTGTACCAGCTGCTGAAGGCGTCCAGCTTTTGCAAGGAAGATTTTGGTGAAAGGTCGCCCGCCAATACCAGTGGATATCACATCATTCTGAAGAAATGGCGCGATATTCATCCGGGATCGGAGTTCCGGTGCTTCGTGAAGAACAAATCGCTAGTCGCCATTTCACCGAGGCATTGGCCGTCGTACCATGAGCACATTGCGACGGAACGAAGCGACATCGTCAGTGATATCGTTTCTCTGTACAAGGAGAAGATCAAGGAGAGCTTTCCGTTGAAAGATTGTGAGTAATTATTTTAGCATTTGCTCAACAGGTCATCTTTCTTTAGATGTCTAGTTTAATAGAAGTCGGTAAAAAGTATTTATTGTTAATGATGGTCTTCAAAGGatctttttaaacaaaatcattTTTAGTCTCCATAGTCACTTTTTCCTGGTGCATAGAGACTCCAGAGAACCCTCAGCTGGGCTGGCAGCAGGTCTcttttttaatgcaagtctctaaaaagtatcTATTGAATGGAATGAGTCTCGAAAGTATCTTTTTTCACCAAAATAGTCGCTAAAGTCACTATTCTCATTCTTTTTGCAGTAATTTATGATTATCTAACCAGACATAGACATAACTTGTGACTTAGTTGGGGGAAAGGTCTTCAAAATTGAACTAAATACAATATTTTCCGAGCAAATGCACTTCTTTTCACGTGAAATATGTAATATTTAGATGAACTgcttaaattttgtttgcattGGTGTGTTTTTGGAATGTTCCGCCCCCAGCTACGTCACAAGTTGGGCATTTAAACCTATTCATCTAGTAGTTACTCTTATAGATATTCCAAAGATTATTACAAGAGTTCTCCCAAGATAATACTCAAGTGTTTATGCCAAAGTTTCTACGTCGATTTATCAGGTATTTCTCCTgtcattttcaaatgaattatTTCATGAATTCATTCACAGGTTatcttaggaattcctccaaacacTCTTACATGGATTATTACTAAAATTCTATTAAGAACTCTCTAAGCAATTCGATCATTcagtttattatttatttatttattactacTGTAGTTCTAACAAACAATTCTCGAGTAATTTTCCAAGTGAAAACTCCATGGATTGTTCTAAATATTATTTGAGGTTTCACATTAGCAAATACTCCCTGGCCAAGATCACAAGGTTTGATCTGTGaaacatatggtcggtgttcagacagagtGGTCTAGATGGTATTTTGGCattctaaagatacgttaaggactccgttaaggtgacgatgaatcgaagccaaacctcaaattttctagagcacaaatctggagaacattCCCTGTCGAGCTTTCGGACGAGTCAGACGAGTCCGGTTCGCATCGCGCGATAATCTTCCAACAAGtggagtttttgtttttttcctcACGCTGaggtttttattttatatcttTGCCATCCTGCTTGTGCGAAGTATTTGTCGCAAGGTGATTCTTGCCGACGACGGGAAGCGAGCTGGCATTGGCGATGCCATTGCAGCATCGTTCACCTTTAACCAAAGACGATCATCGAAgtccatcatcgtcatcatctggtcaccaacaacaacaacgacgacgGCGATATAGACGAGTACGGCTGCTGTATTGGAAATTGACgcagcaacaaaaaaaaaactacagtcatctctcccttactcgatattgaagggaccatcgagttagggaggtatcgagttacagaacacaaaagcagtgcaactgcgttccaagggaccatcgagttagccatgaaaaccaacttttactatggttctctaactcgatatcgacatacggaatatcgagtaagggagagttaactgtacctACACCCCGT includes:
- the LOC5573174 gene encoding cell division cycle protein 123 homolog; its protein translation is MLLRNIELEKAECMFVNWYEQLKKNTIKSYVIPIPDDVLAYLRQDLVILPKECSQLHSSEDTKTKHFNSYDDQFSDDDEAEDEDLPEFPEFSKKLADAIEKLGGSAFVKSDWHCPKDAQWITLGQSLCVKDITDVYQLLKASSFCKEDFGERSPANTSGYHIILKKWRDIHPGSEFRCFVKNKSLVAISPRHWPSYHEHIATERSDIVSDIVSLYKEKIKESFPLKDYVFDVYRPTKDQVVVLDFFLYGKGHSDSLAFDYDQLDTEAATATIEEEDDPEFRYLPEDCGIQPNRRNNYGFPQDVIDMFQVTTDRPSTSSSSGANGESDSSNLINRLMEEWQVQSKEDDSDENNQQQ